In one Methylocaldum szegediense genomic region, the following are encoded:
- a CDS encoding M12 family metallo-peptidase, whose translation MDDGRMFEIAYAGNKTHTVRQIDPSKTAPNAEPIEPDIGSANDLGGTSTSLDAPFTAAASTGQVIDLLVVYTPKARANAGGQDGIEAKIINAVTKANQAYLNSQIDMQLNLVKMAEVSYTETGDMSKSLSDVQGTNDGKMDEVHALRNQYGADQVALITTDSNYCGIAYVMTSLGSWFAPYAFAVVHDDSKYNCLSNHSLAHELGHNQGNTHDPDNSSNAGVFPYSYGYRLCGVFHDVMSYACNSPRVPYFSNPNVYYNGQPTGVANYQDTARSMNGTAATVASFRPSVTTTPTVPTAPTSLAASTQSSSTIVLTWADKSNNETGFKVQRSQDGVNWSEIASLGGNVTSFTNTGLNAGTKYSYRVYAYNSVGNSAFSNTASATTTANSVDTTPPTVKITSPSNGITVSNPTKITGSGSDNVKLKELKLAIDGAVTASTSGSSISYNWTTNKVAKGPHTITLIGTDTAGNMSQTSIQVYK comes from the coding sequence ATGGATGACGGCAGAATGTTCGAGATCGCTTACGCCGGCAATAAAACGCATACCGTTCGCCAGATCGATCCCAGCAAAACGGCCCCTAATGCTGAACCCATCGAACCGGATATCGGCTCCGCCAACGATTTAGGCGGTACATCGACGTCCTTGGACGCCCCCTTCACCGCGGCCGCCAGCACCGGGCAAGTCATCGATCTGCTGGTGGTATACACACCCAAGGCCCGTGCCAATGCCGGAGGACAAGACGGCATTGAAGCCAAGATCATCAACGCCGTTACCAAAGCCAATCAGGCCTACTTGAACAGCCAAATCGACATGCAGCTGAACTTGGTAAAAATGGCCGAAGTCAGCTACACCGAGACGGGCGACATGTCCAAAAGCTTGTCGGATGTCCAAGGCACTAACGACGGCAAAATGGATGAGGTACACGCCTTGCGTAACCAATACGGAGCCGACCAGGTGGCACTGATAACGACCGATAGCAACTACTGCGGTATCGCCTATGTGATGACAAGCTTGGGGTCCTGGTTTGCTCCGTATGCCTTCGCCGTCGTGCATGACGATTCCAAGTACAACTGTCTCAGCAACCATAGCCTCGCGCATGAGCTAGGTCATAACCAAGGCAATACCCACGATCCAGACAATTCGTCCAATGCCGGCGTTTTCCCTTATTCGTATGGCTACCGGCTATGCGGGGTATTTCACGATGTCATGTCCTACGCTTGCAATTCGCCGCGGGTCCCGTATTTCTCTAACCCCAACGTCTATTACAACGGACAGCCAACCGGCGTTGCGAACTACCAGGACACTGCCCGTTCCATGAACGGAACCGCCGCCACCGTCGCCAGCTTCCGGCCCTCGGTCACTACGACGCCTACGGTTCCGACTGCCCCGACGAGTTTGGCAGCATCGACTCAATCATCCAGCACCATCGTCCTGACTTGGGCGGATAAGTCAAACAACGAAACCGGATTCAAAGTGCAGCGCTCTCAGGATGGGGTAAATTGGAGCGAAATCGCTTCGCTCGGCGGTAATGTCACCAGCTTCACCAACACCGGTCTTAACGCGGGCACTAAATATTCCTATCGCGTCTACGCCTATAACAGCGTCGGCAACTCCGCCTTCTCCAATACCGCATCGGCAACCACGACGGCTAACAGCGTCGATACAACGCCGCCTACGGTTAAAATCACTAGCCCCTCCAATGGCATAACAGTCAGTAATCCAACCAAAATTACCGGCAGTGGCAGCGATAACGTCAAACTGAAAGAGTTGAAGCTAGCCATCGACGGCGCCGTGACGGCTTCAACCAGCGGCAGCTCGATCTCCTACAACTGGACTACGAACAAGGTCGCCAAAGGACCGCACACGATCACGCTGATTGGCACCGATACGGCGGGTAACATGAGCCAGACTTCGATTCAGGTGTATAAATAA
- a CDS encoding PEP-CTERM domain protein: protein MEVFTLLQAPRTSGTPILRILYRVTLTVDTSGIPGYLTGQGKTGPFYIDAVAVKVSSEVISAILVDAPDASGNQGGQSNWQIVPGGLNANGCSGAGSGFECADWMTLGSFGVPVETDDNLLSWTFEITVAAGQFFGFEGTTDDPASIKMRFLDGSGKKVDKLLSENIWIQEPLVPPPTGPDDPPPTGGDNPVPEPGVLSLLVAGVLGLRATIRRRKV, encoded by the coding sequence ATGGAGGTATTTACACTCTTACAAGCACCCAGGACATCGGGGACTCCGATACTGAGGATACTTTACCGTGTAACTTTAACCGTCGATACAAGCGGGATTCCGGGTTATTTGACCGGTCAGGGTAAAACGGGGCCTTTTTACATCGATGCTGTGGCGGTAAAAGTTAGTAGTGAGGTAATCAGCGCGATCCTAGTCGATGCTCCTGACGCATCCGGCAATCAAGGAGGACAATCTAATTGGCAAATTGTGCCCGGTGGTCTTAACGCCAATGGCTGCAGTGGAGCCGGAAGTGGGTTCGAGTGCGCCGACTGGATGACTCTCGGTAGCTTTGGCGTTCCGGTTGAGACCGATGACAATCTACTGAGCTGGACTTTTGAGATCACCGTGGCTGCCGGCCAATTCTTCGGGTTCGAAGGTACAACCGATGACCCGGCGAGCATAAAGATGCGTTTTCTGGATGGTTCAGGCAAAAAAGTGGACAAACTTCTTTCCGAGAATATCTGGATTCAGGAGCCCCTTGTTCCGCCCCCAACTGGCCCTGATGACCCTCCCCCAACTGGCGGTGATAACCCTGTACCCGAGCCTGGCGTTCTGTCCCTCTTGGTTGCAGGCGTTCTCGGATTACGGGCAACGATCAGAAGAAGGAAAGTTTGA